In one window of Nicotiana tabacum cultivar K326 chromosome 12, ASM71507v2, whole genome shotgun sequence DNA:
- the LOC107812779 gene encoding uncharacterized protein At1g76070 → MEKPTKSKKNMILKLLPKAAAAAVIFQNPPFSPGREKRLSHLHHNHKGFSGPILIPVEARSRKSNNETTQEPTSPKVSCIGQIKQRKKKMIKTPKPVEKNSVSSLVESNKKKSRSSFRNIFQRGGRKSDACNSAENNISSDIQNRVPCNLSQMKKFASGRESSLSNFDWKNVQITPEDHRKCYSDDDRSEYCDEDEDEDEEEEVIIPFSAPILVGSSRDKPNFPLEPKKEINLWKRRTMTKPNPLQLMKK, encoded by the coding sequence ATGGAGAAACCAACCAAGTCAAAGAAAAATATGATCTTGAAATTATTGCCAAAAGCAGCAGCTGCTGCTGTTATATTCCAAAATCCTCCATTTAGTCCAGGTAGAGAAAAAAGATTATCACATCTTCATCATAATCACAAAGGATTTTCTGGTCCTATTTTAATTCCAGTAGAAGCTAGATCAAGAAAgtcaaataatgaaacaactcaAGAACCAACTTCACCAAAAGTTTCATGCATTGGTCAAATCAaacaaaggaagaagaaaatgattaaAACACCAAAGCCAGTGGAGAAAAATTCAGTTTCTTCTTTAGTTGAGAGTAATAAGAAGAAATCAAGATCCAGTTTTAGGAATATTTTTCAAAGAGGTGGGAGAAAATCTGATGCTTGTAATTCAGCTGAAAATAATATTTCTAGTGATATTCAAAATAGAGTACCTTGTAATTTGAGTCAAATGAAAAAATTTGCTAGTGGTCGTGAAAGTAGTTTGTCAAATTTTGATTGGAAAAATGTGCAAATTACACCAGAAGATCATAGGAAATGTTATTCAGATGATGATAGATCAGAATATtgtgatgaagatgaagatgaagatgaagaagaagaggtAATTATTCCATTTTCAGCTCCAATATTAGTAGGTAGTAGTAGAGATAAACCAAATTTTCCATTGGAGCCAAAGAAGGAAATTAATTTATGGAAAAGGAGAACCATGACCAAACCAAATCCTCTCCAATTGATGAAAAAATAA